One window of the Candidatus Microbacterium colombiense genome contains the following:
- a CDS encoding FAD-dependent oxidoreductase has translation MRSVIIVGAGTSGAIVARRLVDAGVAVTLVEAGGYDTNPAIHDPSRAGELWHSADDWDYFTVPQQHAAGRRLHLPRGKVTGGSHALNAMIWVRGAASDYDGWQRDGATGWGWADVEPVYDAIENGLLPVTDDYPLSPIQASIIDAAVQEGLPHNPNYNGGTLDGISQEQITARDGRRANTWTTYAQPVADELTIVTGREVHSVIIEGGRAVGVRLGEGADAEELRADEVILSAGAIGTPVILLRSGIGPAAELEALGIPVVHDAPGVGKNLHDHLLSPVIFTTQRPVGPPQPGVSVTQTHLFWRSRDDLAEPDTQPILFSVPMWGELEPRGDDGFSLMAGLVTPHSRGSLTLSGPGLADLPLIDLAALTDERDVASLAASVRQCRRIGARPALAEEWGAVEAYPGPEVADADVEDWVRRTAITYHHQVGTCRMGTDADAVVDPQLRVRGIEGLRVIDASVIPTVPTGNTNAPAAMIGERGARFVLEG, from the coding sequence GTGAGATCGGTGATCATCGTCGGCGCCGGCACCTCGGGCGCGATCGTGGCGCGGCGACTGGTCGACGCCGGCGTCGCGGTGACGCTCGTCGAAGCGGGCGGGTATGACACGAACCCCGCGATCCACGACCCCTCCCGGGCGGGCGAACTGTGGCACTCCGCCGACGACTGGGACTACTTCACGGTGCCGCAGCAGCACGCGGCCGGGCGCCGTCTGCACCTGCCGCGGGGCAAGGTCACCGGCGGATCGCATGCGCTCAACGCCATGATCTGGGTGCGGGGCGCGGCATCCGACTACGACGGCTGGCAGCGTGACGGCGCCACCGGGTGGGGGTGGGCGGACGTCGAGCCCGTGTACGACGCGATCGAGAACGGTCTGCTGCCCGTCACCGACGACTATCCGCTGTCGCCGATCCAGGCGTCGATCATCGACGCCGCGGTGCAGGAGGGCCTGCCGCACAATCCGAACTACAACGGTGGCACGCTCGACGGCATCTCGCAGGAGCAGATCACCGCGCGCGACGGGCGGCGCGCGAACACCTGGACGACTTACGCACAACCCGTCGCCGACGAACTCACGATCGTCACGGGCCGCGAGGTGCACTCGGTCATCATCGAAGGCGGCCGCGCCGTCGGCGTGCGACTGGGGGAGGGCGCGGATGCCGAAGAGCTACGCGCCGACGAGGTGATCCTGTCGGCCGGTGCGATCGGCACCCCGGTGATCCTGCTGCGCTCGGGCATCGGCCCCGCCGCAGAGCTCGAGGCGCTCGGCATCCCTGTCGTGCACGATGCTCCCGGCGTCGGCAAGAACCTGCACGATCATCTGCTCTCGCCCGTGATCTTCACGACGCAGCGGCCGGTCGGTCCGCCGCAGCCGGGCGTCTCGGTCACCCAGACGCACCTGTTCTGGCGCAGTCGTGACGACCTCGCCGAGCCGGACACCCAGCCGATCCTGTTCTCGGTGCCGATGTGGGGCGAGCTCGAACCCCGAGGAGACGATGGATTCTCGCTGATGGCCGGACTCGTGACCCCGCACAGCAGAGGATCATTGACACTCTCGGGCCCGGGACTCGCCGACCTCCCGCTCATCGACCTCGCGGCACTGACCGACGAGCGCGACGTCGCCTCTCTCGCGGCATCCGTGCGCCAATGCCGTCGGATCGGCGCCCGGCCAGCCCTCGCCGAGGAGTGGGGCGCCGTCGAAGCGTACCCGGGGCCGGAGGTCGCCGACGCCGACGTCGAGGACTGGGTGCGCCGCACCGCCATCACCTATCACCACCAGGTCGGAACGTGCCGCATGGGAACCGACGCCGACGCCGTCGTCGACCCGCAGCTGCGTGTGCGCGGCATCGAGGGGCTGCGCGTGATCGATGCCTCGGTGATCCCCACCGTTCCCACCGGCAACACGAACGCTCCCGCGGCGATGATCGGCGAGCGGGGCGCCCGCTTCGTGCTGGAGGGCTGA
- a CDS encoding SDR family NAD(P)-dependent oxidoreductase — protein sequence MGLAVGSTVSGRVVVITGGGTGIGAAIAERYAAEGAHVVVVGRRPEPLQEVERAVGAQAVVADAADTASAKAAVAEVLAKYGRIDVLVANAGGHGFSPVADTDDAGWDAAIRANLTTAFVMARESLPALLESKGQIVIVSSLAGLFAGPSVAGYTVGKHALIGLTRTLARDYGRHGVRVNAVCPGWVQTPMADEEMDEFASHANLASREEAYATVTADVPLRRPARPAEIASVVRFLGSGESSYITGAVIVADGGSHVVDVPTIAFDHAGM from the coding sequence ATGGGACTTGCCGTCGGATCGACCGTCTCGGGACGCGTCGTCGTCATCACCGGAGGTGGCACGGGCATCGGTGCCGCCATCGCCGAGCGGTATGCGGCGGAAGGCGCGCATGTCGTCGTCGTCGGGCGCCGCCCGGAGCCGTTGCAGGAGGTCGAGCGTGCGGTGGGTGCGCAGGCAGTGGTCGCGGATGCCGCGGACACCGCGTCCGCGAAGGCGGCCGTCGCCGAGGTGCTGGCGAAGTACGGACGCATCGACGTGCTGGTGGCGAACGCGGGCGGGCACGGGTTCTCGCCCGTCGCCGACACCGATGATGCGGGATGGGACGCGGCGATCCGCGCGAACCTCACGACCGCCTTCGTCATGGCGCGCGAGTCGTTGCCGGCGCTGCTCGAGTCGAAGGGCCAGATCGTGATCGTGTCGTCGCTCGCGGGTCTCTTCGCCGGACCATCGGTCGCCGGCTACACGGTGGGAAAGCATGCCCTGATCGGCCTGACCCGCACCCTCGCCCGCGACTACGGACGCCACGGTGTGCGCGTGAATGCCGTCTGCCCCGGCTGGGTGCAGACGCCCATGGCCGATGAGGAGATGGACGAGTTCGCCTCACACGCGAATCTCGCGTCACGCGAGGAGGCCTATGCCACGGTCACGGCCGATGTGCCGCTGCGCCGGCCGGCACGCCCGGCGGAGATCGCGTCGGTCGTGCGGTTCCTCGGCTCGGGGGAGTCGTCGTACATCACGGGCGCGGTGATCGTCGCCGACGGCGGCTCACACGTCGTGGACGTGCCGACGATCGCGTTCGATCACGCCGGGATGTAG
- a CDS encoding SDR family NAD(P)-dependent oxidoreductase, with protein sequence MDLHLTGTTALITGAASGIGRATALALAAEGVRVALLDRDPAALRETAAGCRDAVILVADLTDEEQVRAAIGGGVAELGRLDAVVCCAGISGPVGRGIEETALAEWNAVFAVNVGGAFLTLKHALPALRTAPAASVVLLASDSAFVASAGMAPYCASKAALVQFARALSVDLADSGIRVNTVAPSIVDTPMSRGDLGAEAFVDPGFPVQSAAEVAAHVVYLVSPRSRSVNGTTLISDFGVSARSGFPA encoded by the coding sequence ATGGACCTGCACCTGACCGGCACGACTGCCCTCATCACGGGCGCCGCGAGCGGCATCGGCCGCGCGACAGCGCTGGCGCTCGCCGCGGAGGGTGTGCGCGTCGCCCTGCTCGATCGCGACCCCGCGGCGCTGCGCGAGACCGCAGCGGGATGCCGCGACGCGGTGATCCTGGTGGCGGATCTGACCGACGAGGAGCAGGTGCGCGCGGCGATCGGCGGTGGGGTGGCAGAGCTGGGGCGCCTCGATGCGGTCGTGTGCTGCGCCGGGATCTCCGGCCCGGTCGGACGGGGCATCGAGGAGACCGCGCTCGCCGAGTGGAACGCCGTGTTCGCGGTGAACGTGGGCGGGGCGTTCCTCACCCTCAAGCACGCGCTTCCCGCGCTGCGCACCGCCCCCGCGGCATCCGTCGTGCTGCTCGCGAGCGACTCCGCATTCGTCGCCTCGGCCGGCATGGCGCCGTACTGCGCCTCGAAGGCCGCGCTGGTGCAGTTCGCGCGGGCATTGTCGGTCGACCTCGCCGACTCCGGCATCCGGGTGAACACCGTCGCCCCCTCCATCGTCGACACCCCGATGAGCCGCGGCGATCTCGGGGCGGAGGCGTTCGTCGACCCGGGGTTCCCGGTGCAGTCTGCCGCCGAGGTGGCCGCGCATGTGGTCTACCTCGTCTCTCCTCGAAGCCGCTCGGTCAACGGCACCACCCTCATCAGCGACTTCGGCGTCAGCGCCCGCTCGGGTTTTCCCGCGTGA
- a CDS encoding aldehyde dehydrogenase family protein: MSETVASAAALLDRIQAPEGAGREIPDAATREIIGRAPVHSVADLDDAIARAKAAQPAWETLGHEKRIELLLATADAIDANAEALAHLLSREQGKPLNGPNARFELGACSAWLRTNAATVLEPQVLVDDESLHAELIYKAAGVVGAIGPWNWPLMITMWQIGPSLRMGNTVVAKPSEYTPLSVLALLDIMNEVLPPDVLIGVSGDREVGARLASHPDIAKIMFTGSTATGRRIIESSAGNLARLTLELGGNDAGIVLPGTDVSAIAQDLFWGAFINTGQTCAALKRLYVHESVYDDVVSALAEIAASVPMGNGLDEDNVLGPLQNRAQFDIVSRLVDEARSRGARIVTGGEPAPELGELFYRPTIVADVDNDAALVQEEQFGPALPVIRYSDVDEAFALANALDVGLGASVWSSDPAAARDAASRMQSGTVWINSHGGLHPMVPFGGVKSSGYGLEFGVEGLKSVATTQVVSGPGRKG; the protein is encoded by the coding sequence CATCGCCCGGGCGAAGGCCGCGCAGCCCGCCTGGGAGACACTCGGTCACGAGAAGCGGATCGAGCTGCTGCTCGCGACCGCCGATGCGATCGACGCGAACGCCGAGGCCCTCGCACACCTGCTCTCGCGCGAGCAGGGCAAGCCTCTCAACGGACCGAACGCGCGCTTCGAGCTGGGAGCCTGTTCCGCCTGGTTGCGCACCAACGCCGCGACCGTCCTCGAGCCGCAGGTGCTCGTCGATGACGAGTCCCTCCACGCCGAACTGATCTACAAAGCGGCGGGCGTCGTCGGCGCGATCGGGCCGTGGAACTGGCCGCTCATGATCACGATGTGGCAGATCGGGCCCTCTCTGCGCATGGGGAACACGGTCGTCGCAAAGCCCAGCGAATACACGCCCCTGAGCGTCCTCGCCCTTCTCGACATCATGAACGAAGTGCTCCCGCCCGACGTGCTGATCGGCGTCTCCGGTGATCGCGAGGTCGGTGCCCGTCTGGCCTCGCACCCCGACATCGCGAAGATCATGTTCACCGGATCCACCGCGACCGGCCGCCGCATCATCGAGAGTTCTGCCGGCAACCTCGCGCGCCTCACTCTCGAGCTCGGTGGCAACGACGCCGGCATCGTCCTCCCCGGCACCGACGTCTCCGCCATCGCGCAGGACCTGTTCTGGGGTGCGTTCATCAACACCGGTCAGACCTGTGCTGCGCTCAAGCGCCTGTACGTGCACGAGTCCGTCTACGACGACGTGGTGAGCGCTCTCGCCGAGATCGCGGCATCCGTGCCGATGGGCAACGGCCTCGACGAGGACAACGTGCTCGGACCGCTGCAGAACCGCGCCCAGTTCGACATCGTGAGCAGACTGGTCGACGAGGCCAGGAGCCGCGGCGCCCGCATCGTCACCGGGGGAGAGCCGGCTCCCGAACTCGGCGAGCTGTTCTACCGTCCGACGATCGTCGCCGACGTCGACAACGATGCCGCACTGGTGCAGGAGGAGCAGTTCGGACCCGCACTCCCGGTGATCCGCTACAGCGACGTCGACGAGGCGTTCGCCCTCGCCAACGCCCTCGATGTCGGCCTCGGCGCCTCGGTGTGGTCGAGCGACCCGGCCGCCGCGCGCGACGCGGCCTCTCGCATGCAGTCCGGCACGGTGTGGATCAACTCCCACGGCGGCTTGCACCCGATGGTGCCGTTCGGCGGGGTCAAGAGCTCCGGCTACGGTCTGGAGTTCGGCGTCGAAGGACTCAAGTCGGTCGCCACCACCCAGGTCGTCTCCGGACCCGGCCGGAAGGGCTGA
- a CDS encoding APC family permease — protein MADPTSVSTTQSNTTLRPGALGVAGIVFLVLAAVAPLTGIVVVASLAIALGNGGGTPMSFFLVAAILLLFAVGYAQMSKQLVNAGGFYAFVVKGLGRTGGLIAGLIATLGYNFFVVGTIGTSGFFMQTIIRDLTGLDVHWLIWGLLSIVVCFVLARVGVDFSSKVLGVCLVLEVLMLVVFDVSVLVQTGYDLGAFSPEAVFSGSLPIGLLLAATGFLGFEATALFSEEAKQPLRTIPRATYTSIIAIGIILGVTTWAVVSATGVAQAQATALEHLPTGDLIFTISQQYLGGPLTTVMMVLLLVSLFAAMLAFHNSATRYLYSLGRARILPQALARTRTNGSPQLAGIVQASFAGIVAIIFAIAGADPIVTLVPAMLGFGTLSVLILQGLAAISIVVHFRRARDPRWWSTFIAPGIGFLGIAAISVLAIVNFNIVAGSEELAIRLMPLLLVLAVIGGIVYGVYLQRAKPAVYAGLSSDLEQFSTR, from the coding sequence GTGGCCGACCCGACATCTGTGTCCACGACGCAGAGCAACACCACCCTCCGTCCCGGCGCCCTCGGCGTCGCGGGCATCGTCTTCCTCGTGCTCGCGGCCGTCGCGCCGCTGACCGGCATCGTCGTCGTCGCATCACTCGCGATCGCGCTCGGCAACGGCGGCGGCACCCCGATGTCGTTCTTCCTGGTGGCCGCGATCCTGCTGCTGTTCGCGGTCGGGTACGCGCAGATGTCGAAGCAGCTGGTCAACGCCGGCGGGTTCTACGCCTTCGTCGTGAAGGGCCTCGGTCGCACGGGAGGGCTCATCGCCGGGCTCATCGCCACGCTCGGGTACAACTTCTTCGTGGTCGGCACGATCGGCACGAGCGGGTTCTTCATGCAGACGATCATCCGCGACCTGACCGGTCTCGACGTGCACTGGCTCATCTGGGGTCTGCTCTCCATCGTGGTGTGCTTCGTGCTGGCCCGGGTCGGTGTCGACTTCAGCTCGAAGGTGCTCGGCGTGTGCCTCGTGCTCGAGGTGCTGATGCTCGTCGTGTTCGACGTCTCGGTGCTCGTGCAGACCGGCTACGACCTGGGTGCGTTCAGCCCCGAGGCGGTGTTCTCCGGGTCGCTCCCGATCGGACTGCTGCTGGCGGCGACCGGATTCCTCGGTTTCGAGGCCACCGCCCTGTTCAGCGAAGAGGCCAAGCAGCCGCTGCGCACGATACCCCGCGCGACCTACACGTCGATCATCGCGATCGGCATCATCCTCGGTGTCACCACCTGGGCCGTGGTGAGCGCGACCGGCGTCGCGCAGGCACAGGCCACGGCGCTGGAGCACCTGCCGACCGGCGACCTGATCTTCACGATCTCGCAGCAGTACCTGGGCGGACCGCTCACGACCGTCATGATGGTGCTGCTCCTGGTGAGCCTGTTCGCGGCGATGCTCGCGTTCCACAACTCCGCCACCCGCTACCTCTACTCGCTCGGTCGTGCGCGCATCCTGCCGCAGGCACTCGCCCGCACCCGCACCAACGGGTCGCCGCAGCTCGCCGGCATCGTGCAGGCATCGTTCGCCGGCATCGTCGCGATCATCTTCGCCATCGCCGGGGCCGATCCGATCGTGACGCTCGTTCCCGCGATGCTCGGCTTCGGCACTCTCAGTGTGCTCATCCTGCAGGGCCTCGCCGCCATCTCGATCGTGGTGCATTTCCGCCGCGCTCGCGATCCGCGCTGGTGGAGCACGTTCATCGCCCCCGGAATCGGGTTCTTGGGCATCGCAGCGATCTCGGTGCTGGCGATCGTGAACTTCAACATCGTCGCCGGGTCCGAAGAACTCGCCATCCGCCTGATGCCGCTGCTGCTCGTGCTCGCCGTGATCGGCGGCATCGTCTACGGCGTCTACCTCCAGCGCGCGAAGCCCGCCGTCTACGCGGGCCTCTCCTCCGACCTGGAGCAGTTCAGCACGCGCTGA
- a CDS encoding molybdenum cofactor biosynthesis F family protein translates to MTTLNPADTSTWLPLEGLAPGFDANKAPHTTALSGREIAVVDARGTRIVHRFADTTVAWDYQPGAEDPTAAAADTDDYEAFEVDDDLYFVQFHHRYLPNEAVSLVVDLRQGRALAIISLILPAPEKGRTRVQHIFAPGVIEGVEVSGAEAAPTTTLIGRRVEWVYSAEHAYEHVYLSPRWYSWQCLAGPERGLADTDENSVWEVRPGIYIFAWREKVIPCASVTIADHRDVNAIRSHGVLFGLDESGEVPTHFTFGAHGRLLSTTLHTPELEPAIFGDA, encoded by the coding sequence ATGACCACACTGAACCCCGCCGACACGTCCACGTGGCTGCCGCTGGAGGGTCTCGCCCCCGGCTTCGACGCGAACAAGGCACCGCACACCACCGCACTGAGCGGGCGTGAGATCGCGGTCGTCGACGCGCGAGGCACCCGCATCGTGCACCGCTTCGCCGACACCACCGTGGCCTGGGACTACCAGCCCGGCGCGGAAGACCCCACCGCCGCGGCCGCCGACACCGACGACTACGAGGCGTTCGAGGTCGACGACGACCTGTACTTCGTGCAGTTCCACCACCGCTACCTGCCGAACGAAGCCGTGTCGCTCGTGGTCGACCTGCGCCAGGGTCGTGCCCTCGCGATCATCTCGCTCATCCTGCCCGCGCCGGAGAAGGGGCGCACCCGTGTGCAGCACATCTTCGCGCCCGGAGTGATCGAGGGGGTCGAGGTGTCGGGGGCGGAAGCCGCGCCCACGACCACGCTCATCGGACGCCGCGTCGAGTGGGTGTACAGCGCTGAGCACGCCTACGAGCACGTGTACCTGTCGCCGCGCTGGTACTCGTGGCAGTGCCTGGCCGGCCCCGAGCGGGGCCTCGCCGACACCGACGAGAACAGCGTGTGGGAGGTACGCCCCGGCATCTACATCTTCGCGTGGCGCGAGAAGGTCATCCCGTGCGCGTCCGTGACGATCGCCGATCACCGCGACGTCAACGCCATCCGCTCGCACGGCGTGCTGTTCGGTCTCGACGAGAGCGGCGAAGTGCCGACGCACTTCACGTTCGGCGCCCACGGTCGCCTGCTCTCGACCACGCTGCACACGCCCGAGCTCGAGCCGGCGATCTTCGGGGACGCCTGA
- a CDS encoding amidohydrolase: MTAPADLIVTASVIRTADRANPIVDAFAVRDGRIVAIGSAADVAPFRGRRTRMLEGGDAAVYPGFVDVHNHHALAGRTDLFELSLPQALSLDGILERVRAHAATLPADAWIVGGAVPTTLLPELANTASRLLLDEASGGRPVVLVEDSRHNRWANTRALELAGITGGSIPSSGVTLLDPDDGTPTGVLLEAAGIPVQEAYDRSGGLTPAQHAAASRRGVELLNSYGITAFQDAGVSIEILDALAGLDRADDLHAWVVSSLLINDEIFGFDPIGQPLIERGEEFRTPHHRPDFVKIFLDGVPPARTASFLDPYPADAAHGAHFHGETTMTFDELAEWLRGVAARGLGAKVHCTGDGSARLVLDVAERLRAEGVTTPIQIAHGQFLAESDIPRLQALDVSADISPFIWYPGVIPQALADVLGERAEHSQPNRALIDSGALVAGGSDWPVSESPNTLEGLQGLVTRADPYGRAPGALWPEQAITAEEALEVFTINAATAMGLASETGSLSVGKSADFVVLARDAIAGPAEQIVHTEVVATWFAGREVYTR; encoded by the coding sequence ATGACGGCGCCCGCCGACCTCATCGTCACGGCATCCGTCATCCGCACGGCCGATCGGGCGAACCCGATCGTCGACGCGTTCGCGGTGCGTGACGGCCGCATCGTCGCGATCGGCTCGGCGGCAGACGTCGCGCCGTTCCGCGGGAGACGGACGCGGATGCTCGAGGGCGGCGACGCCGCCGTCTACCCCGGGTTCGTCGACGTGCACAACCATCACGCACTCGCCGGGCGCACCGACCTGTTCGAGCTCTCCCTGCCGCAGGCGCTGTCGCTCGACGGCATCCTGGAGCGAGTGCGCGCGCACGCCGCGACCCTGCCCGCCGACGCCTGGATCGTGGGTGGGGCCGTGCCGACCACGCTGCTGCCGGAGCTCGCGAACACCGCTTCGCGTCTGCTGCTCGACGAGGCGTCCGGTGGGCGTCCCGTCGTGCTCGTGGAGGACTCGCGGCACAACCGTTGGGCGAACACCCGGGCCCTCGAGCTCGCGGGCATCACCGGCGGCAGCATCCCCTCGTCGGGCGTCACGCTGCTCGATCCGGATGACGGCACACCCACGGGCGTGCTGCTGGAAGCCGCCGGCATCCCCGTGCAGGAGGCGTACGACCGCAGCGGCGGACTCACCCCCGCGCAGCACGCGGCGGCGTCTCGCCGCGGCGTCGAGCTGCTGAACTCCTACGGGATCACCGCCTTCCAGGACGCCGGGGTCTCGATCGAGATCCTCGACGCGCTGGCCGGGCTCGACCGAGCCGATGACCTGCACGCCTGGGTCGTCTCATCGCTGCTGATCAACGACGAGATCTTCGGGTTCGACCCGATCGGGCAGCCGCTCATCGAGCGCGGCGAGGAGTTTCGCACCCCGCACCATCGACCCGATTTCGTGAAGATCTTCCTCGACGGTGTACCGCCGGCGCGCACGGCGTCGTTCCTCGACCCGTATCCCGCGGATGCCGCCCATGGCGCGCACTTCCATGGCGAGACGACCATGACCTTCGACGAGCTCGCCGAGTGGCTGCGCGGCGTCGCCGCGCGCGGACTGGGCGCCAAGGTGCACTGCACGGGCGATGGTTCGGCGCGGCTCGTACTCGACGTCGCGGAACGTCTGCGCGCGGAAGGGGTCACGACCCCGATCCAGATCGCCCATGGGCAGTTCCTCGCCGAATCCGATATCCCGCGGCTGCAGGCACTCGACGTCTCGGCCGACATCTCGCCGTTCATCTGGTACCCCGGGGTCATCCCCCAGGCTCTGGCCGATGTGCTCGGCGAGCGCGCGGAACACTCGCAGCCGAACCGCGCCCTGATCGATTCCGGCGCGCTGGTGGCCGGCGGCTCCGACTGGCCGGTGAGCGAATCTCCCAACACGCTCGAGGGACTGCAGGGACTCGTCACCCGCGCGGATCCCTACGGACGCGCCCCCGGTGCGCTCTGGCCGGAGCAGGCCATCACCGCGGAGGAGGCGCTCGAGGTCTTCACGATCAACGCCGCGACCGCCATGGGCCTCGCGTCCGAGACGGGATCGCTGAGCGTCGGCAAGTCTGCGGACTTCGTCGTGCTCGCGCGCGACGCGATCGCCGGGCCCGCGGAGCAGATCGTGCACACCGAGGTCGTGGCCACCTGGTTCGCCGGCCGCGAGGTCTACACGCGCTGA